The proteins below come from a single Antricoccus suffuscus genomic window:
- a CDS encoding prephenate dehydrogenase, producing the protein MANLYCMATLTKPTVAVLGLGLIGGSLALKAQSLGYDVRGFSRDPDTRAAANDAGIGTADSQDELLQQLPDHALVVLAAPLEPVLEMLPKVLDQTPESVTVTDVVSVKSPLRDAAARTPHAHRFVGAHPMAGTSESGFHAARVDLLDSARWVLTLDRRTDLTRWAQVAQIVTATTGQITPASSDAHDRSVAWISHLPHILAETLAIGSDWQPALGLGAGSFRDATRVASTRPELVEAIIAGNPHLDATLGNYIEQLMQARELLRTGDVAGLLTDGHQARRRWEQIKDEALDQGQVIVHLDAPDAAERLIAIGTTGGYVVSCTTARATALVFEPEK; encoded by the coding sequence ATGGCTAATCTCTACTGCATGGCGACACTCACGAAACCCACCGTCGCGGTCCTCGGCCTCGGCCTGATCGGTGGCTCACTCGCGCTCAAGGCGCAGTCCCTCGGGTACGACGTACGCGGCTTTTCACGGGACCCGGACACCCGCGCCGCAGCGAACGACGCCGGAATCGGCACGGCCGACAGCCAGGACGAGCTCCTGCAGCAGCTACCGGACCACGCCCTCGTCGTACTCGCCGCGCCGCTCGAACCGGTGCTCGAGATGCTTCCCAAGGTGCTGGACCAGACGCCTGAGTCGGTCACCGTGACCGACGTCGTGTCGGTGAAGTCGCCGCTGCGCGACGCCGCCGCCCGTACGCCGCACGCGCACCGGTTTGTCGGCGCGCATCCGATGGCCGGTACGTCGGAATCCGGGTTTCACGCCGCGAGAGTTGATCTGCTGGACAGCGCGCGCTGGGTGCTCACCCTCGACCGGCGCACGGACCTCACCCGGTGGGCGCAGGTCGCGCAGATCGTCACCGCGACAACCGGGCAGATCACCCCGGCCTCAAGCGACGCGCACGACCGGTCGGTGGCCTGGATCAGTCACCTGCCGCACATCCTCGCCGAGACGCTCGCGATCGGCAGCGACTGGCAGCCCGCGCTCGGCCTCGGCGCCGGATCGTTTCGCGACGCCACTCGAGTCGCCTCCACGCGACCGGAACTGGTCGAGGCGATTATCGCCGGTAACCCGCACCTGGATGCGACGCTCGGCAACTACATCGAACAACTCATGCAGGCACGCGAGCTACTTCGCACCGGCGATGTCGCCGGGCTACTCACCGACGGGCACCAGGCTCGGCGCCGATGGGAGCAGATCAAGGACGAGGCACTCGACCAAGGTCAAGTCATCGTCCACCTAGATGCGCCGGATGCCGCCGAACGCCTGATCGCGATCGGTACGACGGGCGGATATGTCGTTTCATGCACTACGGCGCGGGCCACTGCACTAGTCTTTGAGCCGGAGAAATAG
- a CDS encoding neutral zinc metallopeptidase: MQFNKNAQIDTSQISDVRGSGGGGGGGGIRLPGGIGGSAGGLGVVGVIIFIVMQFLGGGGGGLFGNDGSSAQGASPQVGGGDIATCQTDPNAVDRTDCRLNLIVNSVQQFWNGYLPGHTPQHVPYEPSITQLFSQGTNTGCGQATSAVGPFYCPNDKVVYIDPSFFDTMLQQLGAQNVPFVQAYVVAHEYGHHIQDLLGTLSQAQDGQSGANSSSVRIELQADCYAGVWANHATGTTDSQGVKIITEITDADIKAGLDAAQAIGDDHIQSQGGGGVNPESFTHGTSAQRYKWFKRGIDSGDMAKCDTFSGSI; encoded by the coding sequence ATGCAATTCAACAAGAACGCCCAGATCGACACGTCACAGATTTCGGACGTGCGCGGTAGCGGAGGTGGAGGCGGTGGCGGCGGTATTCGCCTGCCGGGCGGGATCGGCGGCAGCGCAGGTGGTCTCGGCGTCGTTGGGGTCATCATCTTCATCGTTATGCAATTCCTCGGCGGTGGCGGGGGCGGACTGTTCGGTAACGACGGCAGCTCCGCTCAGGGTGCGTCGCCACAGGTCGGCGGCGGTGACATCGCCACCTGCCAGACCGACCCCAACGCCGTCGACCGCACTGACTGCAGGCTCAATCTCATCGTCAACAGCGTCCAGCAGTTCTGGAACGGCTACCTCCCGGGCCACACCCCTCAGCACGTCCCTTACGAACCGTCGATCACGCAACTGTTCAGCCAGGGCACCAACACCGGCTGCGGCCAAGCGACGTCAGCAGTCGGCCCGTTCTACTGCCCAAATGACAAGGTCGTCTACATCGACCCGTCGTTCTTCGACACGATGCTGCAGCAGCTCGGCGCCCAGAACGTCCCATTTGTGCAGGCGTACGTCGTCGCCCACGAATACGGCCACCACATCCAGGACCTGCTCGGCACCTTGTCACAGGCCCAGGACGGGCAGAGCGGGGCCAACAGCAGCTCCGTACGCATCGAGCTGCAGGCCGACTGCTACGCGGGCGTGTGGGCCAATCATGCGACCGGCACAACGGACAGCCAAGGCGTCAAGATCATCACCGAGATCACCGACGCGGACATCAAGGCGGGCCTCGACGCAGCGCAAGCCATCGGAGACGACCACATCCAGTCGCAAGGCGGGGGCGGGGTCAACCCGGAGTCCTTCACCCACGGCACATCGGCCCAGCGCTACAAGTGGTTCAAGCGCGGCATCGACTCCGGCGATATGGCCAAGTGCGACACCTTCAGCGGAAGCATTTAA
- a CDS encoding CoA-binding protein — MTTWTQPTEAERFALLRDAKTIAIVGASPNPERSSNEIARYLKARASYELYYVNPTVEEVLGEKAYDSLADLPVVPDIVDVFRRSSQFPAVADEAISVGAKAVWGQLGVADQDAAQKATDAGLTVVMDACIAVEHSKYRSELG; from the coding sequence ATGACGACCTGGACCCAACCGACCGAGGCCGAGCGGTTCGCGCTGTTGCGTGATGCCAAGACGATCGCGATCGTCGGGGCCTCGCCGAACCCGGAGCGTTCCTCCAACGAGATCGCGCGCTATCTGAAGGCGCGGGCGTCGTACGAGCTCTACTACGTCAATCCGACCGTCGAGGAGGTATTGGGGGAGAAGGCCTACGACTCGCTCGCGGACCTGCCCGTCGTGCCGGACATCGTCGATGTGTTCCGCCGGTCTTCGCAGTTTCCGGCCGTTGCGGACGAGGCGATCAGCGTGGGAGCCAAGGCTGTGTGGGGCCAGCTCGGCGTCGCCGATCAAGACGCTGCGCAGAAGGCGACCGATGCGGGACTCACCGTAGTGATGGACGCGTGTATCGCCGTGGAGCACTCGAAGTACCGCTCCGAGCTCGGTTAG
- a CDS encoding inorganic phosphate transporter, with protein MAEMVILVLVVATALAFDFTNGFHDTGNAMATSIATGALKPKVAVAISAVLNLVGAFLSIQVAKTVSKVVNIQYTKDTTGPDGVVHHAGEPIAGLSGHALIMIVFAGLVGGILWNLITWLLGLPSSSSHALFGGLIGAAIAGLGFSNGVDWPLVLSSIIVPAVLAPVVAGIVAALGTFFVYRLTRNVAESAKEKGFRIGQIGSASLVSLAHGTGDAQKTMGVIFLALVAHGTVSVDGDIPFWVKFACAAAIALGTYIGGWRIIRTLGKGLVEISAPQGMAAESASAAVILSSSHLGMALSTTHVATGSILGTGLGKKGAEVRWKVAGRMAAGWIITLPVAALVGAACWWIANLLKGPADGLLGILVVFAILVVSATFIYRRSRKTPVGADNVNAEWSEENPLQPTRPVSAEHPAGTLIDEGLAKMLREGELTVDGRLTDKGIQASEARAYDDAKGR; from the coding sequence ATGGCCGAAATGGTGATCCTGGTTCTGGTTGTCGCAACCGCACTAGCGTTTGATTTCACCAACGGTTTTCACGACACCGGCAATGCCATGGCCACATCTATCGCCACTGGGGCGCTCAAGCCCAAGGTCGCCGTCGCCATCTCCGCGGTCCTCAATCTGGTCGGCGCGTTCCTGTCGATTCAAGTCGCCAAGACAGTCTCCAAAGTCGTCAACATCCAGTACACGAAAGACACGACCGGACCCGACGGCGTCGTACATCACGCGGGAGAGCCGATAGCAGGACTCTCCGGTCACGCGCTGATCATGATCGTGTTTGCCGGCCTCGTCGGCGGCATCCTCTGGAACCTGATCACCTGGCTGCTCGGACTCCCGTCCAGCTCGTCGCACGCGTTGTTCGGCGGCCTGATCGGTGCGGCCATCGCAGGACTCGGGTTCAGCAACGGCGTCGACTGGCCACTCGTGCTCAGCAGCATCATCGTGCCGGCCGTACTCGCGCCGGTTGTCGCGGGAATCGTCGCCGCGTTGGGCACCTTCTTCGTGTACCGGCTGACCCGCAACGTCGCCGAAAGCGCGAAGGAAAAAGGATTCCGAATCGGTCAGATCGGCTCTGCCTCGCTCGTGTCTCTCGCGCACGGCACCGGAGACGCGCAGAAGACGATGGGCGTGATCTTCCTAGCGCTCGTCGCACACGGGACCGTCAGCGTGGATGGCGACATCCCGTTCTGGGTCAAGTTCGCATGCGCGGCAGCAATCGCCCTTGGCACCTACATTGGCGGCTGGCGCATTATCCGCACCCTCGGCAAGGGACTAGTGGAGATCAGTGCGCCGCAGGGTATGGCGGCCGAATCCGCGTCCGCGGCGGTCATCTTGTCCTCCAGCCACCTGGGTATGGCGCTGTCGACGACCCATGTCGCGACCGGTTCGATCCTCGGCACCGGACTCGGCAAGAAAGGCGCCGAGGTCCGCTGGAAGGTCGCCGGCCGAATGGCGGCCGGTTGGATCATCACACTGCCGGTAGCCGCGTTGGTCGGCGCCGCGTGCTGGTGGATCGCCAACTTGCTCAAAGGCCCGGCCGACGGTCTGCTGGGCATACTCGTGGTATTCGCGATTCTGGTCGTCTCGGCGACCTTCATCTACCGCCGGTCTCGCAAGACCCCCGTCGGCGCCGACAATGTCAATGCCGAATGGTCCGAGGAAAACCCGCTCCAGCCCACTCGTCCGGTTTCGGCCGAGCATCCGGCCGGCACCTTGATCGACGAGGGACTCGCGAAGATGTTGCGCGAGGGCGAGTTGACCGTGGACGGAAGGCTCACCGACAAGGGCATACAGGCATCTGAGGCCAGAGCGTACGACGACGCGAAAGGGCGCTAG
- a CDS encoding helix-turn-helix transcriptional regulator, whose translation MRASQSGDGPPNGGAFIGRCAELARIESAVASVASGAPGILLFTGLEGIGTTRLAYEALDSAAAAGFATFRGRATELDRDLAYGPFVGAFSGYLGRLERDERDSLLLDLSQLGLLFAGLGLSAVRPVGDPEVERVRLLSAMACLIERLASLRPMALLVDDAHFMDASSASLLRHLTDSLTGAPVLVVLTAQPDRAAAKPMRVLLHHLSTSPWWLDRVQVDPLSDSESADLFARALSRPAGVHLLDEVIARCAGRPLFLESLAHTLNDAERLAERPTNFVLNSSRITLPRDIQDELGSRLATLDDDERAITRILATAVDACNLRLLRAACDLADPALTAAIDRLERRHLIVSSDRGYVLAHRMLIDTVMARLTQIQRQLLHARLARTIADVEPNNPACAEHVILAGDVIPDDEALPLLLVGAHHARSVGAVDDAVRYLEIALTAATTDPIDLQAQILGELGDLSRTAGRLDVARGYWTDALTIYVANADPLGTSRAHRELGMLTWSAGDLTGARQHLDEAGQSLAQSQPSAEHAELMHARTMMATRLGDAEEVTATAAELRRLADELGAPEFSARAYLAEAFNAFAVTDFERADASNELALTAARAAGQPMLEARAYDQFSIVAASAADIERLRRFSAASLKIATQLGAPMMEAWPRSRLMMADFLAGDWNSALATAGEVIELGHQYGDHRGRVSSHAMYAWLLAHRGRLTEARQYLDRATEIARGGRGPSSTNMNVVVASTTLALAEGHLSLAAELGAPLANLAIAWYPIVALEPLAVALATSGQAAEATELTGRLRSLKSCGTEFPAAIADWVDGLALPEHSEALLARAADAFDRVGTPYYAARARLSRATALRRTDTTSAVRDGTAALVVFDRLGAARHSKLARELLRDLGTTPSRGRSHHATGSPLSTRELEVARLVASGRSNADVATELFISPRTVTTHLDRIYARLGLNSRVALTRYLADSGLLDESRPGT comes from the coding sequence ATGCGCGCTTCGCAAAGCGGTGATGGCCCGCCGAATGGCGGGGCGTTCATCGGACGCTGCGCTGAACTTGCCCGGATCGAGTCCGCGGTCGCATCGGTGGCGAGTGGCGCTCCCGGGATCCTGCTGTTCACCGGTCTGGAGGGGATCGGTACGACGCGGCTCGCATACGAGGCGCTGGATAGTGCCGCGGCGGCCGGGTTCGCGACGTTCCGTGGCCGAGCCACCGAGCTGGACCGCGACCTGGCGTACGGGCCGTTCGTGGGTGCTTTTAGCGGCTATCTTGGTCGCCTCGAGCGCGACGAGCGCGACTCGCTGTTGTTGGACCTGTCGCAGTTAGGACTGTTATTCGCCGGTCTCGGTCTTAGCGCGGTGCGGCCGGTCGGCGATCCGGAGGTGGAACGCGTACGGCTGTTGAGCGCGATGGCCTGCCTCATCGAACGACTTGCGAGCCTTCGTCCGATGGCGCTCCTGGTTGATGACGCGCACTTCATGGACGCCTCGAGCGCGTCGCTGTTGCGTCACCTCACTGACTCCTTGACTGGTGCGCCGGTGCTCGTCGTACTGACCGCGCAGCCGGACCGAGCGGCGGCCAAGCCGATGCGCGTACTCCTCCACCACCTCAGTACGTCGCCGTGGTGGTTGGATCGAGTCCAGGTGGATCCGTTAAGTGACAGCGAATCTGCTGATCTTTTCGCTAGAGCGCTGAGCCGACCCGCCGGCGTCCACCTCCTCGACGAGGTGATTGCTCGATGCGCCGGCCGGCCGTTGTTTCTCGAGTCCTTGGCACACACGCTCAACGACGCCGAACGGTTGGCCGAGCGGCCGACGAATTTTGTCCTTAACAGCTCGCGGATTACGCTCCCACGAGACATCCAAGACGAGCTCGGCTCGCGGCTGGCCACGCTGGATGATGATGAAAGGGCGATCACCCGGATCCTCGCCACCGCAGTCGACGCCTGCAATCTGCGGTTGCTGCGGGCCGCGTGCGATCTCGCCGATCCGGCGTTGACCGCAGCAATCGATCGGCTCGAACGTCGGCATCTGATCGTGTCGTCCGATCGCGGTTACGTCCTCGCCCACCGGATGCTCATCGATACGGTGATGGCGCGGTTGACGCAGATCCAGCGACAGCTGTTGCACGCCCGTCTTGCTAGGACAATCGCCGATGTAGAGCCGAATAATCCGGCATGCGCTGAGCATGTCATTCTCGCCGGCGACGTGATACCCGACGATGAAGCGTTGCCACTTCTGCTCGTCGGTGCGCATCATGCGCGATCGGTCGGCGCGGTCGACGACGCGGTCCGCTATCTGGAGATCGCGCTGACGGCCGCCACGACGGATCCGATCGACCTTCAGGCGCAGATTCTCGGAGAGCTTGGGGACCTTTCGCGGACGGCGGGGCGATTGGACGTCGCGCGCGGTTACTGGACGGACGCCCTCACCATTTATGTGGCAAACGCCGACCCGCTCGGGACGAGCCGGGCGCACCGCGAGCTGGGAATGCTGACTTGGTCCGCGGGCGACTTGACCGGGGCCAGGCAGCATCTGGACGAGGCCGGCCAATCGCTCGCGCAGAGCCAACCGAGCGCGGAGCACGCCGAGTTGATGCACGCACGGACAATGATGGCGACCCGGCTGGGTGATGCCGAAGAGGTCACTGCAACCGCGGCCGAACTGCGTCGGCTCGCCGACGAGCTCGGCGCGCCCGAGTTCAGTGCGCGCGCCTATCTGGCCGAAGCGTTCAATGCTTTCGCGGTCACCGATTTTGAACGGGCGGACGCCAGCAACGAGCTTGCATTGACCGCTGCGCGAGCAGCCGGGCAGCCGATGCTCGAGGCCCGCGCCTACGACCAGTTTTCGATTGTCGCGGCGTCGGCTGCCGATATCGAGCGACTACGCCGTTTCAGTGCGGCAAGCCTGAAGATCGCGACGCAGCTGGGTGCGCCGATGATGGAGGCGTGGCCGCGCAGCAGGCTCATGATGGCCGATTTTCTCGCAGGCGACTGGAACTCCGCGCTGGCGACGGCCGGCGAGGTGATTGAGCTGGGACACCAGTACGGCGACCATCGGGGGCGGGTCAGCTCGCACGCGATGTATGCATGGCTACTCGCGCACCGCGGCCGGCTGACCGAGGCTCGTCAGTATCTCGATCGCGCGACCGAGATCGCCAGGGGCGGACGTGGGCCGAGCAGCACCAACATGAACGTCGTCGTGGCGAGTACGACGCTCGCGCTCGCTGAGGGCCATCTGTCCCTAGCCGCAGAGCTCGGCGCACCGTTGGCCAACCTCGCCATCGCGTGGTATCCCATCGTCGCCCTCGAACCACTGGCCGTCGCGCTCGCTACCAGCGGTCAAGCGGCGGAGGCGACAGAGCTTACCGGTCGGTTGCGCTCACTGAAATCCTGCGGCACGGAGTTTCCGGCCGCGATCGCCGACTGGGTGGACGGCCTCGCGCTGCCGGAACACTCCGAGGCGTTACTCGCGCGCGCCGCCGACGCCTTCGACCGGGTGGGTACGCCGTACTACGCGGCACGAGCGAGACTCTCGCGCGCCACTGCACTGCGGCGTACCGACACGACGTCGGCGGTCCGGGACGGGACCGCCGCGCTGGTTGTGTTCGACCGGCTTGGCGCCGCACGGCACTCGAAACTGGCCAGGGAGCTTTTGCGCGACCTAGGCACGACGCCGTCGCGGGGGCGTTCACACCATGCAACCGGCAGCCCGCTCAGCACGCGTGAGCTGGAGGTCGCGCGGCTCGTGGCCTCCGGGCGCAGCAACGCTGATGTCGCTACCGAGCTATTTATCAGCCCACGCACGGTGACTACGCACCTAGACCGTATTTATGCCCGTCTCGGCCTCAACTCGAGGGTCGCGTTGACGCGCTATCTCGCCGACTCCGGGCTGTTGGATGAGAGCCGCCCGGGTACGTAA
- a CDS encoding nucleoside deaminase, translating to MSFAAGAAYDGAMRAAIGQGQRALESGDVPVGAVLVDSAGLVVATGFNARERDGDSTAHAEIVAIRAASSALGNWRLDGLTLVVTLEPCTMCAGAAVLARVDRIVFGAAEPKTGAVGSVWDVVRDPRNNHRPEVLGPWDLAPDVSAECADLVRDFFADRRGASDG from the coding sequence ATGAGTTTTGCGGCTGGGGCGGCGTACGACGGGGCGATGCGTGCCGCGATCGGCCAGGGTCAGCGGGCGCTCGAGTCGGGCGACGTACCGGTCGGCGCCGTACTGGTCGACTCCGCCGGCCTCGTGGTCGCGACCGGTTTCAATGCCCGCGAACGGGACGGCGACTCGACCGCGCACGCTGAGATCGTGGCGATCCGGGCGGCCTCATCGGCGCTGGGCAACTGGCGGCTGGACGGCCTGACTCTGGTCGTCACGCTGGAACCGTGCACGATGTGCGCGGGCGCAGCGGTGCTGGCGCGGGTCGACCGGATCGTGTTTGGCGCGGCAGAGCCGAAGACTGGTGCGGTGGGTTCGGTGTGGGACGTCGTACGGGACCCGCGTAACAACCACCGCCCCGAAGTCCTCGGGCCCTGGGATCTCGCGCCGGACGTCAGTGCCGAGTGCGCCGATCTTGTGCGGGACTTTTTCGCCGATCGGCGGGGCGCGAGTGACGGATGA
- a CDS encoding antibiotic biosynthesis monooxygenase family protein: MSVVKINAISVPDGAGPELEKRFAARKHAVDSSPGFEGFQLLRPTKGETRYFVVTTWETEEAFRDWADKRAPAAHTAAQNGQSVVATGADLLEFEIVDLED; encoded by the coding sequence ATGTCTGTCGTGAAGATCAACGCCATCTCGGTGCCGGACGGCGCCGGACCCGAACTCGAGAAGCGCTTCGCCGCGCGGAAGCACGCGGTCGATTCATCACCGGGTTTCGAAGGATTTCAGCTGCTACGCCCGACCAAGGGCGAGACGCGCTATTTCGTCGTGACCACGTGGGAGACCGAAGAAGCCTTCCGCGACTGGGCTGACAAGCGCGCTCCCGCGGCGCACACGGCCGCCCAAAACGGACAGTCAGTGGTCGCAACCGGCGCCGATCTCCTCGAGTTCGAGATCGTCGACCTCGAGGATTAG
- a CDS encoding aquaporin — MNAWRSYLAEFVGTGILVMAGVGAAVLGGTGVGHLGVALAFGLTLTFLVYAIGPISGCHVNPAVTVGLMVTSKIAVKDAIAYVVAQLLGAIAGAAVIFGVASGRPGYHSGVDRLAPNGWGTASPDGYSQTSAFGIEIALTFVMVFVVLAATDRIGTAASASVGIGFTLAVVYLVSIPVTGGSANPARSLGSAVFSGGTALGQLWLFIVAPLIGAVIGALFYNLIWGQDKIEIEGVLNVDGRSAEDPLNRTPEAISAPLAPGPAAPDAP; from the coding sequence ATGAACGCCTGGCGCAGCTACCTCGCCGAATTCGTCGGTACTGGAATTCTCGTCATGGCCGGCGTCGGCGCTGCGGTCCTCGGCGGCACCGGTGTGGGCCACCTCGGCGTAGCGCTCGCGTTCGGTCTCACACTGACCTTCCTCGTCTATGCCATCGGTCCGATCTCCGGCTGTCACGTCAATCCAGCCGTCACGGTCGGGCTCATGGTGACCAGCAAGATCGCCGTCAAGGACGCCATCGCCTACGTCGTGGCGCAACTGCTGGGTGCGATCGCGGGTGCCGCAGTCATCTTCGGCGTCGCGAGCGGTCGACCCGGCTACCACTCGGGCGTCGATCGCCTTGCGCCCAACGGATGGGGTACGGCGAGCCCGGACGGCTACTCCCAGACCTCCGCGTTCGGCATCGAGATCGCGCTGACGTTTGTGATGGTCTTCGTCGTTCTCGCCGCAACCGACCGGATCGGCACGGCCGCGAGCGCGAGCGTCGGGATCGGCTTCACCCTCGCGGTCGTCTATCTCGTGAGCATCCCGGTCACCGGCGGTTCGGCCAACCCGGCACGGAGCCTGGGATCGGCGGTGTTCTCCGGCGGTACGGCGCTCGGTCAACTGTGGCTGTTCATCGTCGCGCCGCTGATTGGTGCCGTGATCGGCGCGTTGTTCTACAACCTGATCTGGGGGCAGGACAAGATCGAGATCGAAGGTGTCCTCAACGTGGATGGCCGCAGCGCCGAGGATCCGCTGAACCGTACGCCGGAAGCAATCAGCGCTCCGTTGGCGCCCGGGCCCGCAGCGCCTGACGCGCCGTAG
- a CDS encoding DUF3349 domain-containing protein, with product MSAADESGVSGDRPRPGILTAILDWLRLGYPQGVPPQDRFPLIALLARRLTDEQVEWVAEQVTANDAAPISRVDAQVLITKVTNELPSGDDIERVRRHLVAAGVDIDWDAPRNND from the coding sequence GTGAGCGCCGCGGACGAGTCTGGAGTTTCGGGTGATCGCCCGCGCCCGGGCATTTTGACTGCGATCCTCGACTGGCTGCGCCTGGGCTATCCGCAAGGAGTGCCGCCGCAAGATCGGTTCCCGCTGATCGCGCTACTCGCACGCAGGCTGACCGACGAACAGGTCGAGTGGGTGGCAGAGCAAGTAACCGCCAACGATGCGGCGCCGATCTCTAGGGTGGATGCTCAGGTGCTGATCACCAAGGTGACCAACGAACTGCCGTCAGGGGATGACATCGAGCGGGTACGTCGTCATCTGGTCGCCGCTGGCGTCGACATCGATTGGGACGCTCCCCGCAATAACGACTGA
- a CDS encoding DNA alkylation repair protein has translation MHPIGERLITDLRQQLQSVADRSRAPKMQAYMKSAMPYYGVPMPTVRKISQQAFAQHTLPDVTSWRQTVRAMFDNARFREEWYAAVALSGYRAYDVYQRPAAVPLYKHLITHGAWWDIVDEVAGNRIGVLLKRYPAKITPTLLTWSQDSDMWLRRTSIIAQLAMREQTDTELLSAAIEPNLGDKEFFIRKAIGWALRQYARHDPEWVRDYVAAHEGELSGLSKREALKHL, from the coding sequence GTGCATCCAATCGGCGAGCGTCTGATCACGGACCTTCGTCAGCAACTCCAGAGTGTCGCCGATCGTTCGCGTGCCCCCAAAATGCAGGCATACATGAAATCTGCGATGCCCTACTACGGCGTACCCATGCCGACGGTACGCAAGATTTCCCAACAGGCCTTCGCGCAGCACACCCTCCCGGACGTCACGTCGTGGCGGCAAACGGTGCGCGCGATGTTCGACAATGCCCGGTTTCGTGAGGAGTGGTACGCCGCGGTCGCGCTGAGCGGTTACCGCGCGTACGACGTATATCAGCGGCCCGCCGCCGTACCTCTGTATAAGCACCTCATCACTCACGGCGCGTGGTGGGACATCGTCGACGAGGTGGCCGGCAATCGGATCGGCGTACTACTCAAGCGCTACCCCGCCAAGATCACGCCTACTTTGCTTACCTGGTCGCAAGACTCGGACATGTGGCTGCGGCGTACGTCGATCATCGCGCAGCTCGCGATGCGTGAGCAGACCGACACCGAGCTACTCTCGGCCGCTATCGAGCCCAACCTCGGCGACAAGGAGTTCTTCATCCGCAAGGCCATCGGGTGGGCACTTCGGCAGTACGCCAGGCACGACCCCGAGTGGGTGCGTGACTATGTCGCGGCGCACGAAGGCGAGCTATCCGGGCTGAGCAAACGAGAGGCGCTCAAGCACCTCTAA